The Quercus lobata isolate SW786 chromosome 4, ValleyOak3.0 Primary Assembly, whole genome shotgun sequence genome segment CGTAGTTTAAttagcccattattttgggccgggccccacaattacCTTAATATTTTGAAAGCATTTAGGATTAAGGAGACaatataatgttatatatatatatatatatataacttcctattattttttatagaaaaaaataggacaaagtttagctacaaccttacttaatttttttttattagaattgaattttgacaaatccttcatttgcaagtttttgtagtttaaaattatgcataaaatataaacttatagatcatatagtaaataatatctgatcaATATATTAAAAGcgtaaagaacatataattcaacggttcaattttcaaaatatataataatatttcttttattgaatAAGGTTATAGCCTAtaattacaactaattttgtaactaaattttgtcctctttcaatttttttttttttttttttttttttttttgtggtgctaaatcctattaaaaagtttttgaacaatataaaatttgatttcgtaTTACGCAGCATGTATCTTGCTATGAGGAGGTATCTTGTGCACTTGCTATATGCAATGAATATCTCATAGTTTGGGTCAAGATCTTTTGCTTTGATATTATATTAACTTACTTGCTTTCCCAAAAATTTgagttgttaaaaaatgataaatttaatcattatcCGTAGTTCTAACATTGCGGCCCATAAACCAAAATGGAAAGAACTTCATTTTGCTCTATCAAGTCGTTGGCAATTGTCAACGACTTGATAATTGGTATCAATAAAACATCGACACTGGGGCCCATAAACCATACAACATCGACTCAATGCCACCATTGATAATTGTGGTATCAATAAAATTACTCGACATCTGTATATTACCGTGGGTGCATATGATATGATAATTATTGATCTTGCTACATTCTATCAATTGCTTTTATTTTAGAGTAGGgtcccaaaaaaccaaaattgaaagaaCTTCATTTTGCTCTTTTAAGTCGTTGACAATTGTCAACTACTTGCCCCACTAGAAATTGAATTAATTACAAGTCGAgtcacaaaaaattttataactataAAATTTCACAAGCTGTTATTAGTATAAGTACAAAAGCGATGTGTTAATTAAATCAGAATTAGTTCTTGTTaatttaacaattataaaaagtaTTGTCTATGTAGCAATAACCTTGATTTGAAGTGCATAACATCTAGTCGTAcagataaaattaaaagagcTACAAAACCTTATCTATCGATCTTTCTTCCCTAAATGGACAGAAATTAAAAGAGCTAGCAGAAGATGGCCTTTCGAGGGTCATGAATCAAATCCATTATCTACAAAAACTTGTCAGTAAAGTTGCATGATTGATTTGTAAATATAGATCAAAATATAATCCTTTGGAAACCGACCCTATACTTTTGGAACTGGAACTTAGTTATATTGTTGTTATATAACCATTGGGAAAATCCAGAGGAAAATTAACCACTGACTTGCAATGCGGATATTTCTCATTAACAAGAATAATCAACcaaatattgaaaaagaaaatctccaTAGAACAAGAATTTCTTCAATTTACACGAAAGGCAGGGGTCATTATTTTCTTGAACTTCCTGTAAATCCAAAACTTTATTTAGAGCTACCAGACTTAGTACTGCTATTACTACCTTGACTGCCTTGGGTGCCTTGATCACGTTGCTCAACACTTCCATAAAAGTTTATGGTTCGTACCTTGAAACGCTCATGTTTTAGCAGCAACTCGTCTCCCTTTTTATTCGGAGGTGTTCGCGGCGAGTCAATGCTTAAACTCCTTTGGATGCTTCGATTTTTCATTTGATGCGAGTTCACATTTGGCACCGGTACCGCTTGTTTAACTTTCTTGAGCAGCTTTCGATGAACTGATTTTCCCACCTTCCAGTCAAACCTATAATAGTTCTCAGCCACGTCTGGTATCTTCCCTATTGGAAGGACATCTTTTCCTAGCTGTGACATATCATTGTTTTCATCTCCGGAAAAGGTTGAATTCTCTGTGCTTGTCGCCGGAGCTGTCTTTAAGACAATCTTTGCATCATCTGAGAGATACCCATCAGGTAGCTGAACCTCATCATGAGAGTTAGCCATGGAAATTGTACTATTTAGAAGACAACAAAATCGGAGAATATACGTACTATGATATGTGTAAAGGCTTTGTGGAAAGGATAAGAATGATATTCTTGGAAAAGGATGAGAGTTTGGAAAGATAAGATGTTGAAGCAACTTTGGTAGATGAATGAtgttatgatattttttattgtatcgAAGTAGTTTGGCCTTGGCAAATATATATAGGGGCCGAAAGCTGgaattttaattcatttttgtttcaaacaatgaattttcctAGCCATGACTTGGTCTTTACGTACACGGCAATGGCCTACTCATATTCCCTGCAAAGATTATACTCCGTAATGCAGTTACTTTTGCCACAATTATTTacatataaacttttttttttttttttttttgagaaagaaggaagatcatttatttatttacatataaacTGGGATAAGATAATAGAATCACATGAAAGTAATAAATAGCCaattatagtttttatttatcaaaaaaataaataaatacaatttgtCACATTAGATAATTATAACAAAACTTATAACTTAATTTGTGGAACTAGAAATACTCTATTCATTGTTTCAGGcactaaaaataatgattttgtttGTATAAAAGAATTCAGGGTAGTATTTAGTTTTAGAGACTAGGAAAATTGATACGAAAATTAATATAGAATCAATTATGAATGATATTcggggttaaaaaaaaaaaaaagattttaatagATGATCagttgaaatatatatattaagaaacagttataaaatcttttttcttttatttatattttgttaacacTAAGTAGTCGTTAATTTATTTCTCGGGTATTAATCTAGTATTGAATCCTTTTATaaacttcattgaaaaaaaaaattctgtttataaatttttattttccattggtaaaaataaaataaaaatcatagtTGACTTCGAAAAGTTAAAATCTTATAGTTCAGTCCTTACTTGAAGTTATATTTATTCTCAGCGTGCGTAACCTTCATTTGTAAATTCATTGAACTTGTTCTAGCTGTTAAATATCTTGTGACATGTTCACGTAGaatattttaaggaaaaagtttacagagagaaagaaaaacgaaaattaaaatttctttctagTATGTATTTATCTATTATGGACAATTTTAATTTAAGCACATGCAAGTCACACTATATTTAATAGAGATAAGTGACTGTCAGGATAGTGCTTCTTTGCGTTTGtgtctgcatttttttttttttttgggagaagtgCATTTCTGTCTTTTTCaatgggtcccgtgcactgtctATGAGActcacaaacctctttttttattaaaacttttaCTGAAAATGAGTCTcacaacactattcacacatttaaaaattattttgatacaatgtttttagtttttagttttcagcaaaataagaagtatccaaacacactctaaGTTAACTTAACTAAACTCCTTATGACCTCTCGGCAGCTTGATAAAGTCAACAACATACATTCAAATTGCAAttatttctcccaaaaaaaaaaaaaattgcaattgaaCAACACCCACACTTAAGGAACAACACTTAAGGTACTGTAAATAAGTTTTGTTCATTTAATAATGTGTTCAACATAATAGaataaagtttggttacaaactaAATTAGATTGTAGTTAATAGctacaactctcactaaaaaaaattgacatattactacatattttaaaaatataactattggattgcatgttctttacatttttaattagacacatgtcaaatttcatgttaaacgaatgttatttactatgCAATCcatacacctttttttttgcacaattttttgctacaaaaacttgaaatttaaacattttattaatgagataactattaatctttaattttttagaaattttgcaagcataaaatatataaaaataaaatgcaatacAATAGCAGATTTGCcaaaatttacatctaataaAAGTATATTAAGGGGAATTTTAGTCatttgctaaactttgttcatCATATTAAACCCCAAATTTCCCATTGGAGTACAAATTGAAAGATTTACAACAAACcacaaaaaccctaaaagagaaaaaattaccTTAAATGGTAGCTTCAACCATGGGGGCGGCGGTAGATAGAGATATTAATGTGGCTCTCACAAAATAGGTGGGAAGTATTTGTGAGAGAAACATTATTGTGGCTCTCTAAAGGCATTAGCTTCACGCATTTCCCATTCGTTTgggaagaaaagcaaaaaaaacacaTGATGAATAGTTGAAAGGGAGATCATGTTGGTATAGATGGAGGTTTCTTTCATGATTAATGCTCTATACAATGGTCTATACAAGTAACGTTGCCAGATATTCTTACTTATTATTCACATTCCTAAATCTTTTATTTGTGGGATGTACCTTTTGCTAGTGGCCAGAGGTTCTTAGGACTTGAGTCAAACTGATCTGCGATAGTTCTAATTAGGTCCTTGAAGTTTGAAAGGGCTCATTGATTGTAAATATGAATATTTGttgcttaaaaaatgtgttgtGTGTATATAATAATTTGTCTTACACTCACTTAAAAATTACCATGATTTTTTAGTGGAGGTTATGGTATCtctttgttttaaaattatttgccTCTCTTTTGTATGTGTATCtatttttcacccacacgtattttaaaaacaatttttcttaatacacaaccaacaataaaaataaaaataaaacaataaaccCATACATACAATGATACAAACAACAAACGTAATCAGCAAACCACACAGGACCCATCCACACCATTCAAACCCAAATTCACGGAATTCAAACCTAGAGCCAATGACAACCCATCCCAATGAAGACAAAAAATCCATTCTCAACATCAAAACACCACACAAAATTCCAACTAGTAGAAATTGAgtgttcatttttaaatttgttgatcGTCAACTCTAGACGGCCCATTTAAGCTCAGATGGAGccatttgattaaaaaatttggagcccgtttggtaatgttgttttaattgtttaagtgttatgaaaatacaaatgggtgaaaaaatattgtataaatATGTATTATGTTggttatataataaaaattgttgtttaaacaaacAACTAAACAGACCCTTCATTTTTAGGTTCAATGTCGTATTAATTTAGTTTAAACATAGCTATTTATAGTCctataaatataatttcttacaaaatattttaaaaagctATTGTTAATTGGATAAATACTTCCTTGCAActaaaaaaaaggttcttaGTCATGGATATATTATGTTCATAAAAACTTTAGAGAAATCATTATCAGTCTTACCATATATAGTAATAGAAATATAGAGTCGTGGTCCAATGGTTAGTCTTTATGTGGGGATAGGTAACAATTAGTGCTTGACGTGACTTGAGGACTATACAGGTCCTGGTCCAATAAATAGAGCCCTTATGTTAGAGTAATAGgtgtttggtatatgtgtttTATTATCTGAAAATATAAGTGAAAATATgtatggataaaaaaatatataaaaatatatataatattatttaaaaattaaaaatttatatttgagtAGATGTACCAAACACCTAATTTTATTCCTGTGCTCAAAATTTATTCCAAAGCACTATAGGAGACATTAATTACTGGGCTACTGGAGTCGTGGTCCAATGGTTAGTCTTTATGTGGGGATAGGTAACAATTAGTGCTTGATGTGACTTGAGTACTACACAGGGTCCTGGTTCAATAAATAGACTCTTCATGCTAGAGTAATTTTCCTGTGTCTCAAAATTTATTCCAAAGCCCAATTGGAGACATTAACTACTGGGTTAGTGGGCCCAGTCCTCGACCAGTCCTACTTATTTAGGCCAAGCAAGTAATTGGGCTCGTTTTGAGCTTATTTTAGGCCCAGTTTTTGTGCAGTCCTACATTCATAGGCCTTCCGACAAGTATTTGGGCTGTGTTTTGTTTGGGTTTATTTTGCCTTGTGTACCATTAATATtaattctagattttatttatattataaaacaaatatataaatcattttatttttaaaagtatataAAGATTcacattaattaaaagaaacattaatttttttttttagtttttgtgtataaaactatgtgtttttacttaaaataatgtgtaaaaaaaaaatatatatatatatatatatatacacaaagtCAACTTAAGAAAATTGTATgtgaaacaatgaattttggttcaaaaaaGTTGACTTagaccaataaaaattttctagaaacacaacaaaacagcacaaaattttcacaatacctttttaattttttttttatactttattttgacttgtaaataattaaaagctcagtagttttgaaaatattattacaacaacaagatgtcttaacattttcacaaatgATATGTTATGtgcacaacattttcataacaaattatatgtAGTAGGTTGTTACAGCTTACTATTAGTgagcaaaaaattaattttattggcaagtttaaattagaaccaataaaaatttaccacataattttttataaaagtcttgtgaaaaatgttatggatgtagCATTGGTTTTATTCacattacatttatttttagttgtggttggttccaatatgatattttattattttattttgacctataagaaattaacacctcaacaattgtaaaaatattgtgtcaatttgtggtgttaatattttattattttgtgaaatattgtgaattgaacaaatcaaaaataatgtagcaaaaCTACTGTAGCGTtacacattcaaaaaaaaaaaagggccagTAAAACAGtgcaaattgaacaaaccaaagaTACTGTTGTGAAGCTACTATAACTTTAAGGCATTCgttctttttttatatagataatataatttaaaacaaaaagaaactgGTGTACTTGACCAAATGCCTTGAATAAATATGAAAGGATTTTTTAGTAGCATTAGAATGAGTCCAAAAACTTAACTAaaccaaaactctatttttaacACAATTCCTAAGCCTATTGGCTCCTCTCCCTACTTCATCCTACATAAGTTTTTCCTACTTCATGTACATTACAGCAACTAAGGCATGTGAAAGTGCTAACGTGACTAGATCCAAACCCTACATATGGAATAGCTGTGAGCAAAGGAAACGAAACGAAACGTTGGCTAAAGAGAGGGATCTTTAACCCATGCCAACAGTGTGACCATCTTAGGGAAGTGTGAGATTTGCATCTAACATGGACACCCAGCACTTGCACAAAAGGGAGATAGCGACTCCCTATGGTCAGATGCTATAGAATACCCTTTATTGACTGAGCTTGTGTTAGACCACTGTCGAGGACACATGAATCACTCCTAGTATCCCTAATGTCCCTTTCCTTGTCCAAGGTTTACTCCCCACATAATAGCAAAGCCACCCTCTATTCCACTATCCTGACATTGGCATGCTTTATTAGGGTCTGAATTGGGTGAATAAGGGTTTGACAACTGTCTTGATGTACCTCACAACATTCCTTATACTATAAGAGGAACATATTGCTGAACAATTAATGCTAGATCctaaagaaaacaagaaaaagagcAAAAAGTTTGTGTAGGAAAATGAGGTAGAGAAAAGGCTTTCTTTGGGAAGAACATCACCCCTGTACAAAGGCTTTTGTTTTCACATAATAGAGAGCTGTAAGGGACATTCTCCCCTTCCTCAACAGTGGTTTTTCATCCCTTCCAAAGGGTTTTCCATGTATTTTGCCATGCCTTCTTTACTTTCCATTTCTCTCAATGTTAAAGTGttaaaactttcatttttattgttcttaagttttttcacttaaatgtacT includes the following:
- the LOC115987379 gene encoding uncharacterized protein LOC115987379, yielding MANSHDEVQLPDGYLSDDAKIVLKTAPATSTENSTFSGDENNDMSQLGKDVLPIGKIPDVAENYYRFDWKVGKSVHRKLLKKVKQAVPVPNVNSHQMKNRSIQRSLSIDSPRTPPNKKGDELLLKHERFKVRTINFYGSVEQRDQGTQGSQGSNSSTKSGSSK